The Gopherus evgoodei ecotype Sinaloan lineage chromosome 8, rGopEvg1_v1.p, whole genome shotgun sequence genome includes a region encoding these proteins:
- the SPATA6 gene encoding spermatogenesis-associated protein 6 isoform X4 produces MPRKALVCALELELRSITCPGVLLKDKSELYLSACVFGQYKRTQCVPAAFPLFLEEKLVFEKVFTDVVDPGKLVELLQFDTAVLELIQLVPPVGEILATYEENTRDFLFPDPKLTRGHHGSDREVLMKRSSSFTGIAPKLRFSTSSLITESLLSSGRIHVQDNLDRVHHSAPNGRLQTRSPKKNTSSPEKNRHCLATKNYEQPTIASKSRSPSPYTKRRMCELSEEARQRLAHLNLGPFEFRRETDKPPFVVRHIEHPSPTVDDHTWRPTRDSGREGWSRVSYNPSLLGSYRPKHTKI; encoded by the exons ATGCCGCGGAAGGCGCTGGTCTGCGCCCTGGAGCTGGAGCTCCGCTCG ATAACTTGCCCTGGAGTATTGCTGAAAGACAAAAGTGAACTCTATCTCAGCGCCTGTGTGTTtggacagtacaaaaggactcaATGTGTCCCTGCAGCATTTCCACTCTTCTTAGAAGAGAAACTAGTATTTGAAAAG GTATTTACTGATGTAGTTGATCCTGGAAAACTTGTTGAGCTACTTCAAT ttGACACAGCAGTACTTGAACTAATACAGCTTGTTCCTCCAG TGGGAGAAATTCTAGCCACTTATGAAGAAAATACAAGAGATTTCCTTTTCCCTGATCCTAAGCTTACTCGTGGGCACCATGGTTCAGATCGTGAAGTTTTAATGAAGCGGTCTTCTAGTTTTACA GGAATTGCACCAAAATTGAGATTTTCTACCAGCTCCCTTATTACAGAAAGCCTGTTAAGTTCAGGAAGGATTCATGTACAG GATAATTTGGATCGGGTGCATCATTCAGCTCCAAATGGAAGATTACAAACAAGGTCACCAAAGAAAAACACCTCTTCACCTGAGAAAAACCGACACTGCTTAGCAACAAAGAACTATGAGCAGCCCACAATAGCTTCTAAATCACGATCTCCATCTCCATACACAAAAAGACGAATGTGTGAGCTATCGGAAGAAGCCAGACAACGACTGGCCCATTTAAATCTAGGGCCTTTTGAATTCAGAAGAGAAACCGATAAACCTCCATTTGTAGTTAGACAT ATTGAACATCCGAGCCCCACTGTTGATGATCATACTTGGCGTCCTACCAGAGACAGTGGGCGAGAAGGTTGGTCCAGGGTATCTTATA ATCCTTCTCTTCTTGGCAGCTATAGACCCAAGCATACTAAA